A genomic stretch from Pirellulales bacterium includes:
- a CDS encoding FeoB-associated Cys-rich membrane protein: MQLSTDEIVTLAIVALAAGYLLRRAWGVVMSKRRGGCGTCASCPAQAAGAEPQVLSVDSLLKPVLENRR, encoded by the coding sequence ATGCAACTCAGCACCGACGAAATCGTGACGCTCGCCATCGTGGCACTGGCTGCGGGTTACCTGCTGCGCCGGGCCTGGGGCGTTGTCATGAGCAAACGTCGCGGCGGCTGCGGCACATGTGCCAGTTGCCCCGCTCAGGCGGCCGGTGCCGAGCCACAGGTGCTCAGTGTCGATAGCCTGCTAAAGCCCGTTCTTGAGAACCGTCGCTGA
- the feoB gene encoding ferrous iron transport protein B, which produces MTLSASSTICVALIGNPNTGKSTLFSALAGMRQRVGNYPGVTVEKKIGHLTYGAHQFTLIDLPGTYSLAPRSPDEMVAVDVLLGRRDDAPRPDVVLCIVDASNLQRNLYVVSQALELGLPTVVALNMMDVARTRGVTIDVERLSKNLGVPVVPIQANRKRGIDEVKAALAKLAGQPVAPRSSPFPAAFQQEVALLCQRLGAAPGSPAAGNGKAPPPRYLVERLLLDTTGYLQDIIVAGHDPGLHGAIDEARQRLSAVGCQVPAIEAVSRYGWIHEKLADIVTRPQVRPVTFSDRLDRILTHRLWGTAIFALTMVIVFQAVFSWAEPAQNLIDEGVAKVAQFAEEQIPDSALRSLVVDGLIGGVGGVLAFLPQIFILFFFIALLEDCGYMARAAYLMDKLMVRVGLSGKSFIPLLSSFACAIPGIMATRTIEDRRDRLTTILIAPLMSCSARLPVYALLIAVFIPDRGFLGGLLNLKGLTLAAMYLIGIVTATLVALVLKKTLLRGPTPPFVMELPSYKVPAFSIVMHRILERGWSFVRRAGTLIVAVAVVVWASLYYPHDASVAAPYAEQRSRLEEQAAALPDDDPQRAPIEEQLADLDHQIAGDYQQQSILGRLGHLIEPAVRPLGWDWRIGCAAIASFPAREVVVATLGIIYNLGEIDVDNTNEAGLDNALRQATWDGTDQKVYNIPVALSLMVFFALCAQCAATLVVIKRETNSWWWPTFTFGYMTALAYVAALVTYQVGMAIS; this is translated from the coding sequence ATGACGCTTAGTGCTTCCTCGACAATTTGCGTCGCGCTGATCGGTAATCCCAACACCGGTAAATCGACTCTGTTTAGCGCACTGGCCGGCATGCGGCAGCGCGTCGGCAACTATCCGGGCGTAACGGTCGAAAAGAAAATCGGCCACCTCACGTACGGCGCGCATCAGTTCACACTAATCGACCTGCCCGGAACCTATAGCCTGGCGCCACGATCTCCGGACGAGATGGTGGCCGTGGACGTCCTCCTCGGCCGGCGCGACGACGCACCGCGACCCGATGTGGTGTTGTGCATCGTCGACGCCAGCAACTTGCAGCGCAATTTGTATGTCGTCAGCCAGGCCCTGGAACTGGGGCTGCCGACGGTCGTAGCACTGAACATGATGGACGTCGCCCGAACGCGCGGCGTTACGATCGACGTCGAACGACTTTCGAAAAACCTCGGCGTCCCCGTGGTCCCGATCCAGGCCAATCGCAAGCGCGGCATCGACGAAGTCAAAGCGGCTCTTGCCAAGCTGGCCGGGCAACCGGTCGCGCCGCGATCGAGTCCATTCCCTGCCGCCTTTCAGCAAGAGGTCGCCTTACTCTGCCAGCGACTGGGCGCGGCACCCGGCTCGCCCGCGGCAGGCAACGGAAAGGCGCCGCCCCCGCGGTATCTTGTTGAAAGGTTACTGCTGGATACCACGGGCTATTTGCAAGACATCATCGTCGCGGGACACGACCCTGGTTTGCATGGCGCGATCGACGAGGCGCGCCAGCGGCTGTCCGCTGTCGGTTGCCAGGTTCCGGCGATCGAAGCGGTTTCACGGTACGGCTGGATCCACGAAAAGCTGGCTGACATTGTGACCCGGCCGCAGGTTCGGCCCGTCACGTTCAGCGACCGGCTGGATCGCATCCTGACGCACCGCCTGTGGGGAACGGCCATCTTCGCGCTAACGATGGTCATTGTCTTTCAGGCCGTGTTTTCCTGGGCCGAGCCCGCACAAAATCTGATCGACGAAGGTGTCGCAAAAGTCGCACAATTTGCCGAAGAGCAAATACCAGACAGCGCGCTCCGCAGCCTGGTCGTCGATGGCTTGATCGGCGGCGTTGGTGGCGTCCTGGCATTCCTGCCGCAAATCTTCATTTTGTTTTTCTTCATTGCGCTGTTGGAAGATTGCGGTTACATGGCCCGCGCCGCGTACCTGATGGACAAGCTGATGGTACGCGTCGGTCTGAGCGGGAAATCCTTCATCCCGCTGTTGTCGTCATTCGCCTGCGCGATCCCCGGCATCATGGCAACGCGAACGATCGAGGATCGCCGCGATCGGCTGACCACAATCCTGATTGCACCGCTTATGAGTTGCAGCGCCCGCTTGCCTGTTTATGCCCTGCTGATCGCGGTGTTCATCCCGGATCGCGGATTCTTGGGCGGCCTGCTGAATCTAAAAGGGCTGACGCTGGCCGCGATGTACCTGATCGGTATCGTCACGGCGACCCTGGTGGCGCTGGTCCTCAAAAAGACGCTGCTACGCGGGCCGACGCCCCCATTCGTGATGGAATTACCCAGCTACAAAGTGCCTGCGTTTTCGATCGTGATGCATCGCATACTCGAGCGAGGCTGGTCGTTCGTACGGCGCGCCGGAACCCTGATCGTGGCGGTGGCAGTCGTGGTGTGGGCCAGCCTCTACTATCCGCACGACGCGTCCGTCGCGGCTCCCTATGCCGAGCAGCGATCGCGGCTCGAGGAACAGGCGGCCGCGCTGCCAGACGACGATCCGCAACGAGCTCCTATCGAAGAACAATTGGCCGACCTCGACCACCAAATTGCCGGCGACTATCAACAGCAGAGCATCCTTGGGCGGCTCGGACACTTGATCGAGCCGGCCGTCCGCCCGCTGGGTTGGGATTGGCGCATCGGCTGCGCCGCGATTGCGTCGTTTCCGGCCCGCGAGGTCGTCGTAGCGACGCTCGGGATCATTTACAATTTAGGCGAGATCGACGTCGACAATACCAACGAGGCCGGTCTGGACAACGCCCTGCGCCAGGCGACCTGGGACGGCACGGACCAAAAGGTCTACAACATCCCGGTAGCGTTATCGCTGATGGTCTTTTTCGCGCTCTGTGCGCAGTGCGCGGCAACGCTGGTCGTGATCAAACGCGAGACGAACAGTTGGTGGTGGCCAACGTTCACCTTCGGCTACATGACGGCGCTGGCGTACGTCGCGGCCCTGGTTACTTATCAGGTAGGAATGGCGATCTCGTAG
- a CDS encoding ferrous iron transport protein A, protein MTRSNSATNCLADLAVGGRGRVLNVVGCDEISLRLLEMGLTPGVDVELLGTAPLGDPLEFDVRGYHLSVRKSEAQRVEIQSL, encoded by the coding sequence GTGACCCGCTCCAATTCCGCAACGAACTGCCTGGCCGATTTGGCCGTCGGCGGACGCGGCCGCGTTTTGAACGTGGTGGGATGCGATGAAATCTCGCTGCGACTGCTTGAGATGGGGCTCACACCGGGCGTCGACGTCGAGCTACTTGGGACCGCCCCGCTTGGCGATCCGCTCGAGTTTGACGTCCGCGGCTACCATTTGAGCGTGCGAAAGAGCGAAGCTCAGCGCGTCGAGATTCAATCCTTGTAA
- a CDS encoding FeoA family protein has translation MNDSIPLQCLEIGSIGAVTAVVGHGDLVHRLDEIGLRQGAEVQMVQAGQPCIVRVNGQRLCLRADELLRVLVRPGVLA, from the coding sequence GTGAACGACTCCATTCCTTTGCAATGCCTCGAAATCGGGTCAATAGGTGCCGTGACCGCAGTGGTCGGCCACGGCGATCTGGTCCATCGCTTGGATGAGATTGGGTTGCGGCAAGGGGCCGAAGTTCAAATGGTGCAAGCAGGCCAACCCTGCATTGTACGCGTCAACGGTCAGCGACTGTGCCTGCGGGCCGACGAGTTGTTGCGCGTGCTAGTACGGCCGGGGGTTCTGGCGTGA
- a CDS encoding VCBS repeat-containing protein: protein MRKLRSCFDRLTFRAIAGCVAICFVVTAPTQANDDAVGQLTRLKYNNPGLVVDLGVGLWAWPVPCDADGDGDFDLVVSCPDKPSNGIWLFENTTGDTSRDKFPVFQPARRLSATVHYVMPSYVEGRLRVVSPGKEYPDFLQMGLERFVALSAPERIHTPLGKAPQARGTKMRHNQWRYADYDGDDRLDLIIGIEDWSDYGWDDAWDEEGHWQNGPLHGFVYWLRNTGTTKTPKYATPEKVQAGAGPVDTYGCPSPNFADFDGDGDLDLLCGEFLDGLTYFENVGTRTSPRYASGRRLKTADGKPLVMDLEMIVPVAFDWDRDGDLDLIVGDEDGRVALVENSGGLTNDHVPVFLAPRYFQQVADDLKCGALATPVGFDWDGDGDTDIVSGNTAGYIEWFENLSGAGVASPRWNRPHRLEVDGAPFRVMAGAHGSIQGPAEAKWGYTTLSVADWDHDGLPDIVLNSIWGRVEWLRNTGTRTAPRLSAPRPIEVQWPAGPAKPTWTWWTPKPKVLATQWRTTPVVHDFNGDKLPDMAMLDAEGYLALFRRQQGVDGTLELLPPERVFVDDSGQPLRLNDRRAGGSGRRKLCVTDWNGDGRFDLLLNSTSADVLFQVDGEPGCFAFRRAGTIARQNIEGHDVSPTVVDFDADGVPDFLGGAEDGHFYFLRNPRAGKK, encoded by the coding sequence ATGCGGAAACTTCGTTCTTGTTTCGATCGGTTGACGTTTCGTGCGATTGCCGGGTGCGTCGCGATTTGTTTCGTTGTCACCGCGCCCACTCAGGCTAATGATGACGCGGTCGGTCAGTTAACTCGATTGAAATACAACAACCCCGGACTGGTCGTCGACTTGGGGGTAGGCCTGTGGGCGTGGCCCGTTCCCTGCGATGCCGATGGGGACGGGGATTTCGACCTCGTCGTCTCTTGCCCCGACAAACCTTCCAACGGCATCTGGCTGTTCGAGAATACGACCGGCGACACGTCGCGAGACAAGTTTCCTGTGTTTCAGCCGGCCCGGCGGTTGAGCGCGACCGTTCATTACGTCATGCCGAGCTATGTCGAAGGTCGTTTGCGCGTCGTTTCGCCGGGCAAGGAATATCCCGACTTCTTGCAAATGGGGCTAGAGCGGTTCGTGGCGCTATCCGCGCCCGAGCGCATCCACACCCCGCTGGGGAAAGCACCGCAAGCACGCGGCACGAAGATGCGGCACAACCAATGGCGCTATGCCGATTACGACGGCGATGATCGCTTGGATTTGATTATCGGTATCGAGGATTGGAGCGATTACGGGTGGGACGATGCGTGGGACGAGGAGGGGCATTGGCAAAACGGCCCGCTGCATGGATTTGTCTATTGGCTGCGAAACACCGGCACAACGAAAACGCCGAAATACGCCACGCCAGAGAAGGTGCAAGCCGGCGCCGGCCCTGTCGACACCTATGGCTGCCCTTCACCGAACTTCGCCGATTTCGACGGCGATGGCGATCTGGATCTACTGTGCGGTGAATTCTTGGACGGTCTTACTTACTTCGAGAACGTTGGCACGCGAACGTCACCGCGCTACGCATCAGGGCGGCGATTGAAGACAGCGGATGGAAAGCCGCTTGTCATGGACCTTGAGATGATCGTGCCCGTTGCCTTCGATTGGGATCGTGACGGCGACCTGGACTTGATCGTGGGAGATGAAGATGGTCGCGTAGCGCTTGTCGAGAACAGCGGAGGTTTGACAAACGATCACGTGCCAGTTTTTTTGGCGCCCCGTTATTTTCAGCAAGTTGCCGATGACCTGAAATGCGGCGCGCTGGCCACGCCCGTGGGATTTGATTGGGATGGCGACGGCGATACAGACATCGTTTCGGGGAATACGGCCGGATACATCGAGTGGTTCGAGAACCTCAGCGGCGCGGGCGTGGCAAGTCCTCGCTGGAACCGACCGCACCGGCTGGAAGTCGATGGTGCGCCATTTCGCGTGATGGCCGGCGCTCACGGCAGCATTCAGGGGCCCGCCGAGGCCAAGTGGGGCTACACGACGCTTTCGGTTGCCGATTGGGATCATGATGGGCTGCCTGACATTGTGCTGAATTCGATCTGGGGACGCGTCGAGTGGCTACGAAACACCGGCACGCGCACCGCACCACGACTGTCCGCGCCGCGACCGATCGAAGTGCAGTGGCCCGCGGGGCCTGCCAAACCGACTTGGACGTGGTGGACGCCAAAGCCCAAGGTGTTAGCCACACAATGGCGCACGACTCCGGTCGTGCATGATTTCAATGGCGACAAATTACCGGACATGGCGATGCTCGATGCCGAGGGGTATTTGGCGCTGTTTCGCCGGCAACAGGGTGTCGACGGAACACTCGAATTGTTACCACCCGAGCGCGTGTTCGTCGACGACTCCGGACAGCCGTTACGTTTGAACGATCGCCGCGCAGGGGGCAGTGGCCGTAGAAAGCTTTGCGTCACGGATTGGAACGGGGATGGACGATTCGATCTGTTGCTCAACTCGACGTCGGCAGACGTCCTATTTCAAGTCGATGGGGAGCCGGGTTGTTTTGCATTTCGCCGCGCCGGTACTATCGCGCGACAGAATATCGAAGGGCATGACGTCAGCCCAACGGTCGTCGATTTCGACGCCGATGGTGTGCCTGACTTTCTCGGCGGCGCCGAGGACGGTCATTTCTACTTTTTGCGTAATCCGCGCGCCGGCAAAAAGTAA
- a CDS encoding DUF1501 domain-containing protein, with the protein MHRFGCQRDDHPRIGRRELLQVGGVSLFGMGLADLLRLESQASGTPAKSGRAKSIVFIFQSGGPSQHETFDPKPEAPEGIRGEYGTTQTALPGVNFCEYLPKLATRADRFSLLRSMHHTADRQFRNEHNSCFYLLHTGSTEMPVGDTNATIATPRAGRMAWPSIGSMIAYAAPPQASVGLPAVVEIPRTNNMSYPGREPGLLGPRYGRWGVDLAPTCHAKDAAGSCPNCFSHDNPNDPARAPGPGANAWWDNSSCRNPDFHLPDFGTESGISIPQLTNRYDLLLQLEELRRAADSPTRHDALVLYEAQREQALRLALTADRGRQNPFDLTQESDKTRDLYGREEWGQAFLVARRLVEAGVRMVQVNLRGWDTHQNAFRDLKGKLLPSIDHCLSGFLDDLAERGLLDETLIVMCGEMGRTPRVSPIAVGGKNASGEVFTAGRHHWGDVFTCFLAGGGIQPGRVVGASDRQGGSPVTEAYTPADLAATIFQQLGIGPEREFVDTTGRPYQIYRGRPIAALL; encoded by the coding sequence ATGCACCGGTTCGGTTGCCAGCGCGACGATCATCCGCGCATCGGTCGCCGTGAATTGTTGCAGGTCGGGGGCGTCAGCCTGTTCGGCATGGGTTTGGCCGACCTTCTGCGTCTGGAATCGCAGGCTAGCGGGACACCGGCAAAATCTGGCCGTGCGAAATCGATCGTGTTCATCTTTCAATCGGGTGGCCCCTCGCAACACGAAACGTTCGATCCAAAGCCCGAGGCACCCGAGGGCATTCGCGGCGAATACGGCACGACGCAAACTGCGCTGCCGGGCGTGAACTTCTGCGAATACTTGCCGAAGCTGGCAACCCGCGCCGATCGGTTTTCGCTCCTGCGTTCGATGCACCACACGGCCGATCGCCAATTTCGCAACGAACATAATAGTTGTTTCTATTTGTTGCATACCGGCTCGACCGAGATGCCAGTCGGCGACACGAACGCGACGATCGCAACGCCGCGCGCTGGTCGGATGGCATGGCCGTCGATCGGATCGATGATTGCCTACGCCGCACCGCCGCAGGCGAGTGTCGGATTACCGGCAGTGGTCGAAATTCCACGTACGAATAACATGTCGTACCCCGGACGTGAACCGGGACTACTAGGGCCCCGCTATGGTCGGTGGGGTGTCGATTTGGCGCCGACCTGCCACGCCAAGGATGCGGCCGGCTCATGCCCGAATTGTTTCAGTCACGACAATCCGAACGATCCCGCGCGTGCTCCCGGACCGGGGGCGAACGCCTGGTGGGACAACAGTAGTTGCCGGAATCCCGATTTTCATCTGCCCGATTTCGGCACAGAGTCGGGCATTTCGATTCCGCAACTGACGAATCGTTATGATCTGCTGCTGCAGCTCGAAGAGCTGCGCCGCGCGGCGGACAGTCCCACGCGGCACGATGCACTCGTGCTATACGAGGCGCAGCGTGAGCAAGCTTTGCGGCTGGCACTGACCGCTGATCGTGGTCGACAGAACCCATTCGACCTGACACAGGAATCGGATAAAACGCGCGATCTGTACGGACGCGAGGAATGGGGGCAGGCTTTTCTGGTCGCGCGACGCCTGGTCGAGGCCGGCGTGCGGATGGTGCAAGTCAACTTGCGCGGCTGGGACACGCACCAGAATGCGTTTCGTGATCTGAAGGGGAAGCTACTCCCCTCGATCGATCATTGCTTGAGCGGGTTTCTCGACGATCTGGCCGAGCGCGGCTTGCTGGACGAAACTCTGATCGTGATGTGTGGCGAGATGGGGCGCACACCGCGCGTTTCGCCGATTGCCGTCGGAGGTAAGAACGCGTCGGGCGAGGTTTTCACTGCTGGCCGGCACCACTGGGGGGACGTCTTTACCTGCTTCCTCGCCGGCGGAGGCATTCAGCCAGGGCGCGTAGTCGGCGCCTCGGATCGACAAGGCGGATCACCAGTGACCGAAGCCTATACTCCGGCCGATCTGGCAGCCACGATCTTTCAGCAGTTGGGAATCGGGCCCGAGCGGGAATTCGTCGACACGACGGGGCGGCCGTATCAGATCTATCGTGGCCGTCCCATCGCTGCGCTACTCTGA
- a CDS encoding HAD family hydrolase — MGAEIDTFIAPSDGMLTLGRMPREVISVAGREPAPVTRARTNTAATTPSTPATSLTGVLFDLDDVLYDASAWDRWLSQIFGRLSLRAVEAAFTPLWRDSFLPAIHRGQQEFQLALACCLTSIGLAPSHVEEIVAASRAQRRRESNNLRPFPGVRNTLERLQAAGIGRTVLANTDRSAQALRGQLDRLGLSKQFEKVISSTDLKASLCDDTCYQQAIATIQRAPGELLFVGHCPRDLQVAQTAGFKTVAFNLPQPPSGIKRIDRFEELLAIVLPPNATPADCHRAV, encoded by the coding sequence ATGGGCGCGGAAATCGATACTTTCATCGCACCCTCGGATGGCATGCTGACCCTCGGCCGGATGCCGCGCGAGGTCATATCCGTGGCAGGGCGCGAACCGGCGCCCGTCACGCGTGCGCGGACCAATACGGCCGCGACGACGCCTTCGACACCGGCCACGTCGCTCACGGGCGTGCTGTTTGATCTGGACGATGTTCTCTACGACGCATCGGCATGGGATCGTTGGCTGTCGCAGATCTTCGGCCGCTTGTCGCTGCGCGCCGTCGAAGCCGCTTTCACCCCGCTGTGGCGCGATTCGTTTTTGCCGGCCATTCACCGTGGGCAGCAGGAATTTCAACTGGCGCTCGCATGCTGCCTGACCAGCATTGGGCTCGCTCCCAGTCACGTCGAAGAGATCGTGGCCGCCAGTCGAGCGCAGCGCCGGCGAGAATCAAACAATCTCCGCCCTTTTCCCGGTGTCCGCAATACTCTCGAACGTTTGCAAGCGGCTGGAATTGGTCGCACAGTGCTAGCCAATACCGATCGATCGGCCCAGGCGTTGCGCGGCCAACTTGATCGACTGGGGCTCAGTAAACAATTTGAAAAGGTAATCTCGTCGACTGACCTGAAGGCAAGCCTGTGCGACGATACCTGTTACCAGCAGGCAATCGCAACGATTCAGCGTGCGCCTGGCGAGTTGCTGTTCGTAGGCCATTGCCCGCGCGATTTGCAGGTCGCCCAAACGGCCGGCTTCAAGACCGTGGCATTTAACCTGCCGCAACCACCCAGCGGTATTAAACGTATCGACCGCTTCGAGGAACTACTCGCGATCGTGTTGCCCCCCAACGCCACCCCGGCGGATTGCCACCGCGCCGTTTAG
- a CDS encoding NTP transferase domain-containing protein codes for MARTMAVIQPRITTHGLKPHHMRKLGGQSLLERVVRRVTDCERLERVVVVISDRPEDEMIFNLVPRDVTVYVSQRKDVLARACDAIDHFRPDAVVSVPADQPCIDTDFLDRLISTAVEHPSCDYISYGSRDGQPAVLSSLGVFAEWCRASALVRAEREATAAEDRAKITRYLYSHPEVFQLRLIPIPSELDRNDLRLTVAHEEDWEHLHTIYEALGAEDFEWRQIADLLHRNPTVLARMAHLNREFATR; via the coding sequence ATGGCGAGAACGATGGCGGTCATTCAGCCCCGCATCACGACGCACGGGCTCAAGCCGCACCACATGCGCAAGCTAGGGGGACAATCCCTGCTGGAGCGCGTGGTGCGCCGCGTGACGGATTGCGAGCGGCTGGAACGCGTCGTGGTAGTTATCAGCGACCGCCCGGAAGACGAGATGATCTTCAACCTCGTGCCGCGCGATGTCACGGTTTATGTCAGCCAACGCAAAGACGTGCTGGCACGCGCCTGCGATGCGATCGATCATTTTCGGCCTGATGCCGTCGTGAGCGTGCCCGCGGATCAGCCATGCATCGACACTGATTTTCTCGACCGCTTGATCTCGACCGCTGTCGAGCATCCTAGCTGCGATTACATCAGCTACGGATCACGCGATGGTCAGCCGGCAGTTCTATCGTCGTTGGGCGTCTTCGCCGAATGGTGCCGAGCGAGCGCGCTTGTGCGTGCCGAACGTGAAGCGACGGCCGCCGAGGATCGCGCCAAGATCACGCGTTACTTGTATTCGCACCCCGAAGTTTTTCAGCTGCGATTGATTCCGATTCCCTCGGAGCTCGATCGGAACGATTTGCGTCTGACCGTCGCCCACGAGGAAGACTGGGAGCACTTGCACACGATCTACGAAGCCTTGGGCGCCGAAGATTTCGAATGGCGACAGATCGCGGATCTGCTGCATCGCAATCCCACGGTGCTGGCGCGGATGGCGCATTTGAATCGCGAGTTTGCGACACGCTAA
- a CDS encoding HAD family phosphatase: protein MSSSASPRAVVFDLDGLMFNTEELYQDVGAELLRRRGCEFGADLLDAMMGRPNHVALQIMIDWHELSATVDDLSRETDEIFPGILDARLEPMPGLLDLLAALERHGIPKAIATSSRRSFVDDVLSRFALAPRFDFLLTAESVTQGKPHPEIYQKAAARFGVPTSEIGVLEDSANGCRAAVTAGARVVAVPGGHSLNHDFSGAEFVAQSLSDPRIYAMFGLTPPTPGRSS, encoded by the coding sequence ATGTCTTCCTCCGCGTCACCGCGGGCCGTCGTCTTCGATCTCGACGGCCTGATGTTCAATACCGAAGAGCTATATCAGGATGTGGGCGCCGAGCTGTTACGCCGTCGCGGCTGCGAATTCGGTGCGGACTTGCTGGATGCCATGATGGGCCGGCCGAATCATGTGGCGCTGCAGATAATGATCGACTGGCACGAACTCTCGGCCACGGTCGACGATTTGTCACGCGAAACGGACGAGATCTTTCCCGGGATTCTCGACGCGCGTTTGGAACCAATGCCCGGCCTGCTGGATTTGCTCGCGGCGCTGGAGCGACATGGTATCCCGAAGGCGATCGCGACCAGTAGCCGCCGTTCGTTCGTCGACGACGTGCTATCGCGGTTTGCGCTCGCGCCGCGGTTCGACTTTCTGCTCACCGCCGAAAGCGTCACGCAAGGCAAACCCCATCCCGAGATCTATCAGAAGGCCGCCGCCCGATTCGGTGTGCCGACAAGCGAAATCGGCGTGCTCGAAGATAGCGCCAACGGCTGCCGAGCGGCCGTCACTGCTGGCGCGCGCGTCGTCGCCGTTCCCGGCGGGCATAGCCTGAACCATGATTTCAGCGGTGCCGAGTTCGTGGCGCAAAGCCTTAGCGATCCACGCATCTACGCCATGTTTGGCCTCACGCCGCCGACGCCCGGGCGCTCGTCTTGA
- a CDS encoding CoA pyrophosphatase: MVEGSPTTDCNLTRWLAARLQQPMPPEAVRARFAPALSYGRHFGPAAHDARHAAVVILLYPRDNQWFVPFTVRPDTMLAHAGQISFPGGMVEPGETSEVAALRELEEELGIPNTSVEILGRLSPLYVFVSNFLVTPWLAVAQGPVEFRPCEFEVAEVLEMPLAHLLDAGNYSMHHYRRGELKFSAPHLSWGKHRVWGATCIILAELVAILAELPSNSFDLNAGVAPRPADV; this comes from the coding sequence ATGGTCGAAGGATCGCCCACGACCGATTGCAACCTGACACGATGGCTCGCGGCGCGATTGCAGCAGCCGATGCCCCCCGAGGCGGTGCGCGCGCGATTCGCGCCAGCTTTGAGTTATGGCCGCCACTTTGGCCCTGCCGCGCACGATGCCAGGCACGCGGCCGTGGTGATTCTGCTCTATCCACGCGACAACCAATGGTTTGTCCCTTTCACCGTCCGTCCGGACACGATGCTGGCGCACGCAGGTCAGATCAGCTTTCCCGGCGGGATGGTCGAACCAGGCGAAACGTCCGAGGTCGCGGCGCTGCGCGAGCTCGAGGAAGAACTGGGCATACCGAACACATCGGTCGAAATCTTGGGAAGACTGTCACCGCTGTACGTCTTTGTGAGCAACTTCCTGGTGACGCCCTGGCTAGCCGTGGCCCAGGGGCCGGTCGAGTTTCGACCGTGCGAGTTCGAAGTCGCTGAGGTGCTCGAGATGCCGCTCGCGCATTTGCTGGACGCCGGCAATTACAGCATGCATCACTATCGTCGTGGCGAGCTGAAATTCTCCGCACCGCACCTGTCCTGGGGCAAACACCGCGTCTGGGGAGCGACCTGCATTATTCTTGCTGAATTGGTAGCGATTCTGGCTGAGTTGCCCTCCAACTCGTTCGACTTAAATGCCGGCGTGGCCCCGCGTCCAGCCGACGTCTGA